Within Acomys russatus chromosome 7, mAcoRus1.1, whole genome shotgun sequence, the genomic segment TACATGTGGGGGCTGAAAACAAGTTCTCCTGAGGCCTCTGCATCTTAACCCAGTACAATGAGAATCccaaaaattctgttttctaggGTGTTTTCTAAAGGTGTGGCTgctaagaagaaagaatagaacacattttataattagtctgtattgtttttaactttcagATGCTTTGTTATATGCAGATATGTGGGCCTACATTGGCTGTGCTTGCCCAAGCCctacaaaaaaatcaaaggccAGCTTTCTTCCAGAAGGCctaattttttggttttccgagacagggtttctctgtgtagccttggctatcctggactggctttgtagaccaggccggcctcaaactcacagcaatctgcctacctctgccttccgagcgctgggactaaaggtgtgtgccaccacgcctggcacagaAGGCCTAATCTTAACAATGTCTTTGAAGTTGTTTAATGTGTGGGGCTTCTTACCTCAGTAGTTTTATGTCTGTAATTCCCTCTGTCTACAGTACCAGGGATTCTCATTTGTAATCCTGAACCACTCTTGAATAGGATGGAAATCTCTACAATTGTCGCTACATTTTAACATCACTGTGAATGTACAAGCCTATCCAAGtagacagagaaaaggaatgaGAGACCCTCCACAGAAAGCAAGGGAAAagtctttttccctttttgtagCATCTTTTTCATAGAATATGAATAAGTATTTGAAAAACACAAGAATAAACTAAAACTGATTTGTAAAAGATATATTACAGAGGGTAGCtataaaaataattcacaaaaTCCAGTCCTTGCCTATATGTAAACAATAGTTAAGCCACAGGATGGAAAATAATATCTCATTTACAATTGTGACAAAAGATAAAACACCTGAGAATGTTTTTCAGTATTTGGAAAGTTTGGATCATTAAAGCCTTATGATCAAAGTCTGTGATGAGCGTAATAAATAGCCtacttacagaaaagaaaatcttctcacAACTATATCTGTTCTCCCCGAAGCAACATGTCTGCTCAGTCACAGGCATCTGAGTGcaaacaagatatttttaattaataaaaatcatgcTAAAAATCAGCATCAacgtgcatgcctgtaatcccagcactcaaggaggcagaagcaagtggacctctgtaaattcaaggtaaACCttgtcgacaaagtgagtccaagacagccaaggttacacagagaaatcttgtcttgaaaaaataaaaaaaaaaaaaaaaagaaagaaaaaagctaaaaTTCACTTATGTGTGAGCAAGCCTGAAACTAAGCTACTAGacactaaaacactaaaatgaacTCTATTGTATTTTACATTTGCTCTTAGCTCTAAAAGAGACGTCAAAAATGCATCAGGAACTGATAGAAGCACTGAAAGGGTGTGTTAGTATGTTTAGTATGTTTTACTATGCCATAGGCTTGACCTTCCAACCAACAGCAGTAAAATGATTTAACCGATCAGCCATATTAGAACTCATGGCCATCAATTTGGAGAAATAAAGAACTAATTACCTCATTCCTTATATCAAAATTTAATTCTAAGCATATCAAAGATTTTAGTGTAAAAACTAAATCTGATAAATACCTAGAATAAAGCAAGAGATGATCTTAGCAATATTAAATTGGGAAGTATTTATAAACCATATCACAAAAATAagaattcataaagaaaaatatttggcaTACACTATTTAAAACTTACTGTTTGTCACATAAAATAATGTAGTAACATTAAAATACAATCAGATCATTGAAAACTAAGCTTAATATGTGTATCAAAGAGTTGAGTTAATTTGTCAGTCACcatcaaaagacagaaagaaatatgcACATTTTGATCCAACTCCACCAACAGTGGTCATGATTTACCCAAATTCATACAATGTAGATATTCCCCACTtcacttaaaatagaaaaataaaatagcttataaattacaaattttaaacCTTTTCATGCCAGCACCAAGCATGCTACATTGTCTTAAATTGAGTCCAGAAGTTTATATTTATTGAATTGAGTGGAAATATTTCCAGTGCGAGGGAATTAATTAAATCACAATGCAGCTATGAAAAGAAATGGCATGTCATATTTTCTGAATTTGTAGAGAAGCATAAAACCATAATCTATTTTATGCAGAAAGAGATGCATTTGCATTCATATCCACACGTACGCGTCGTTATTCAGTTATTATTAACAACAGAGCAGAAGACAGgctgtcttcttttttcattcacaGCCTTGTCTGCTATGGAGAGTTCGCCAATGTTGCAATGTTATATTGTGCTAATATATTCAGCCTGATATTAGGAATAATTCAATGTCCCCTTAGGATTGCTGATCCTCTGTCCAAACACAACACTCTCCCAGAAGGTGAGTTGATGTAAGACACTATTCTCTTTACGGCAATGTAGGatttgattaatgattaatgtggaaACCCTAATGAAGAAAAGCACTGTCCACATTGAATTGCACCTAATTATTTACAGACCTGTTTCTCCTACCAGCCTGTGAGCACCCTCTCAGCAGGCATACTCTTATTCCTCTTCATGTCAACTTCATTTTGCATAGTGTCTGGCACAACAAAGATGGGCAGTAGACCTTTGGCGCATGGATAAGAATCAATGAGTGAGTCaactcctgcttccaccttccacaTTCAGTCTCCCCAACCTGTGTCCTAAGTACTCTAGCTATCGTACCTCATTCTCCTTTGTGAAATAATGCTTTGTGAGTCCTTGCAGTAGACCCATAAAAGCAAGAGAAATGTGGTACCCACTCTTCATCACAGAATGCAATATGCTGTCTGGCCCTAGGTGGAGTCCAGAATCACACTGAAAACATTACTACTATAAACTTGAAAATATAGTCTAGGTTTTTTTCATCTGACACCTGAATGGAGACACaaggtgcttttgttttttgttttttggtttttttttttaagtatctgatCATTTTAAAGCAGATTTCTTCTCTTCACACCAGGTAAGAGAACAAAATGGCAAGAGGCAATCGCACCACAGTGACAGAATTTGTCCTCATGGGATTCACGGACCGCCCTGAGCTTCAGCTTCCCCTCTTTGTGGTGTTTCTGGTGATTTATCTCATTACCCTACTGGGAAACCTTGGCATGATTCTGCTCATCAAGGCGGACCCACGGCTCCATACGCCCATGTACTATTTCCTCAGTCACCTGGCATTCATTGATCTCTGTTACTCGTCTTCCATTGGGCCAAAAATGCTGCAAAATTTATTGGTGAAGAAGAAAACCATCTCCTTTTCAGGCTGTTTTGCTCAGCTGTATTTCTCCAGTGCTTTCGCCACTACTGAATGCTTCCTCTTGGCCACCATGGCCTATGACCGTTACATGGCCATCTGCAATCCCCTGATCTACACAGCCATCATGACGCAGCATGTCTGCAAGGAGCTGGTGGTAGGAGTCTACACCTATGGCTTCCTGAACTCTGTGATACAGACAGTACTGACTTTCCAGCTGTCTTTCTGCAACTCCAATGTGATCAGCCACTTCTACTGTGCTGATCCCCCTCTCCTTGCGCTCTCCTGCTCTGACACCCACAACAAAGAGAGGCAACTCCTGATCTTCTCAGCAGTGAATCTCACTGGATCCCTTATGACTGTCCTCATCTCCTACATCTGCATCCTCATCTCCGTTATAAAAATTCAGTCTTCCCAGGGCAAGTGTAAAGCATTCTccacctgtgcctcccacctCACCGTGGTCATCATCTTCTACGGCACATTATTTTTCATGTACCTGTGGCAACCAAAGACGGGAAATTCATGGAGGCATAGCAAAGTGATCTCTGTGTTTTATAGTCTTGTAATCCCCATGCTTAATCCTCTCATCTATACTCTGAGAAACACAGAGGTAAAGGATACCCTGAAAAAAATGCTAGAGGGCAAAGCTTCCTAGTGAGCAGGGTACTAGGATGCAGCACTGTGGACAGCCGTGGACACCAAGCTGATAAAAATGGAGCGGACCAACTGCTACCCAGTTAGGAAGCAGTTAATCGAACTGAGGATGTTCCTGTCCCAAAATAGTGAACCTCCTAGTGGACATAAACAATATTTAATCTAAGCAATCATCAGGAACTAATTAGAATTTTTGCCAGCTAGAATAATTGTGTCAATAATTATGTATGTCCTCCATGCATTAAAGATGAAGTGGCTGACTTACCACTTCATAACAATTTGAGTTCTACAGTCATAAAAATCTTCAAAGCCCATATTCTAAGTAGAACTATGCATTAAGGATGATGGATATAAACGctacacacacaagcatctgTTATTCAGCACTTTCCAGCTTAATACTGTCTATACCAAAGCAATACATTTATTAGTCTTAAAAAGCACTCCTTCACAGCACAGTGATATAGGTGGTGGTTAAATTTCAAGAACACCTCATACATGTCTTATCTAATCCAAACGTTATAGCACTCTTCTGTGCTTTAAATGAGCAATAGAAATAGGAGTGGAGCACTAAGGAGATGAAAAGTAGGATTTAGCTAGATATTTTGTGTGTTcaggaaaaagaacatttaaattaGAGGGGATAAGCATGGGATTTGGGGAACTTTTTAAGATTAAAAGGAGTCATTATTTAACAATCTGATCAATTTTTCTTGTCTCTGGAAAACGCATCTACAGtggcttttgctttgcttttttcattctttcttccctactCTCTTctctagatttctttctttctttctctgggagTCAGCAGATATGAGTGGAAGGAAAAGCAGTTTCCTGAGGAAACTACAATAGAGTGTACGTGTTTCTGAGAAATAAAACCTGCACGATGGTGTAGAGAAAGTTCTACGacactttctgtcttctttgtttcCACAGCTCTGAAATTCCAATTTCTTACAGATGAGCTATGTAAAATCTTGCTGTTTCTAGGGGTAGGTGATcaattctttgtcttttctcaaaTAAGAGTATGATTGTCCTAAGTCTAAACTTTAATACTTTCAAAATAATTCTTAAGAAACATGAATCTCCATCAACTTATAGATGGTCCATGTGCTTCTTTCAAAGATGATTATGATTATGTtacttttaaaggcaaaaataacTCACCAATTAGTTATAAGTATTTCTTAATTAATCAAGAAACTAAAGGGTCCTAGTTATCACCAAATTAACTCCTCAgataataatatgtatatgtgatcTCTGTTTTATTGTTGATTGTGACTAAGttattaggaaaacaaaattgagtgttttaaattgtttttctttagttcAGATGTCTACCTGAAGAATTGAGTTACACATTATATTCCTAAGTGTAGAGGAAGTGTTGTCTGCAGTTACAAAGAAAACCACTTGCATGATAACAGAACACAGTGAAGAAAGGCAGGACACAAACCAAAAAGACAGGAGAGGCTACACAGAGGCTGACAAGGAGGGAGCAAGAAAGGCTCACCTGGCCTGAGTGAAAGGCCAGGAGCTCCTGAAAATAGTCAGGTTATCTTCATGTTCATTGACATACCTAGCCCAGCTCCTGACTTAGAACAGCTGCGTCTGGATGCTTCTGCGTTTATTCTAAAGGAAGGTCCAGTGTCAGGGATTGAGATAGAAAAGGAGGTTGTTGGGGTTCAGTCAGGAAGACTGCTTAAAATATCTTCCCAAATAAGACATTCCCAACTGTCTAAAAGGCATTATAACATAAAAGGGTAACAACACAACCTGAACATAGGACGTGAtgcacttgggaagctgatgATGGGATGGTGGTCCAGAAGCTGCATCTAGGAATAGACATGACGCACAGGGGGCCTTCGCAGAAGAAAGATGCGACTGGTAGGGATGAGGATAAACAGGTACAAATACTGCGTGGAAACCGATATTTTGAATCAAAAGTTACATTTATCTCCTACTTTATTTTTCCCCCCTCAAGCTATCTTCAAATCAGTTTAACTTACAAAAAGGAAGTATTTATCTCATGATTTAATACACACCTCCAAACAAATTAATTATACTCAGATTTTCAAAGTACTATTCTATATAAACAAATT encodes:
- the LOC127192300 gene encoding olfactory receptor 1030-like, yielding MARGNRTTVTEFVLMGFTDRPELQLPLFVVFLVIYLITLLGNLGMILLIKADPRLHTPMYYFLSHLAFIDLCYSSSIGPKMLQNLLVKKKTISFSGCFAQLYFSSAFATTECFLLATMAYDRYMAICNPLIYTAIMTQHVCKELVVGVYTYGFLNSVIQTVLTFQLSFCNSNVISHFYCADPPLLALSCSDTHNKERQLLIFSAVNLTGSLMTVLISYICILISVIKIQSSQGKCKAFSTCASHLTVVIIFYGTLFFMYLWQPKTGNSWRHSKVISVFYSLVIPMLNPLIYTLRNTEVKDTLKKMLEGKAS